One Apteryx mantelli isolate bAptMan1 chromosome 22, bAptMan1.hap1, whole genome shotgun sequence genomic region harbors:
- the FAM222B gene encoding protein FAM222B: protein MLACLPGPGDLSFQLLSYTQMNTGLQKWDTTQKMRSAQYPTPAELDAYAKKVANNPLTIKIFPNSVKVPQRKHIRRTVNGLDTSGQRYSPYPSQATTKTGLLAIVKSPAKGIIKDFDGTRTRLLPEAMMNPPSTPYVAPSTLTHPQALARQQALQHAQTLPHPQSIPQPQTLQHPQGIPQPQSLPHPQGIPQPQALPHPQNMQQPQGLQHPQTMAHQTLQHPPNPLLQPGLHGSRKMPDADAPPNVTVSTSTIPLSMAATLQQNQPPDLSSIVHQINQFCQARAGISTTSVCEGQIANPSPISRNLLINASTRVSTHNVPTPMPSCVVNPVDHAAAAIPSASVNVPMVNINRVPSAYQNEIKSVAWNQHQLAHLQQMCGDAAGPAGLAGKHPQREIAGQSFPGKTNYPQELCMGQSFNLKPPIEKPTPSPPVNGLQGPLPYTNGHYFQPIWNNILPTPNSDSSGSQDLAMPFHGGQPTGAPLDCAGGTHYRAGAGPSSQNNVMQTMDYLSGDFQQSCFRDQSMAVLGKVHRPPMNRAPEPTDSRNLHIQHPGYR, encoded by the exons ATGCTGGCCTGTCTGCCAGGACCAGGTGACCTCTCCTTTCAGCTTCTTTCTTACACGCAGATGAACACTGGACTTCAGAAAT GGGACACTACACAGAAAATGAGATCTGCACAGTATCCTACCCCAGCAGAATTGGATGCTTATGCTAAGAAGGTCGCCAACAATCCACTGACTATAAAAATTTTTCCAAACAGTGTCAAGGTTCCCCAGAGGAAACACATACGCCGTACTGTGAACGGACTTGATACTTCGGGTCAGAGGTACAGTCCTTACCCGTCTCAGGCCACCACGAAGACAGGCCTCCTGGCGATAGTCAAATCTCCAGCAAAAGGAATTATCAAAGACTTTGACGGAACACGCACACGTCTGTTGCCGGAAGCGATGATGAATCCCCCTTCCACACCATACGTTGCACCTAGCACTTTAACCCACCCCCAGGCGCTTGCTCGCCAGCAGGCTCTCCAGCATGCACAGACTTTGCCGCACCCCCAGAGTATACCACAGCCACAGACTTTGCAGCACCCTCAGGGGATACCACAGCCACAAAGCTTACCGCACCCTCAGGGGATACCGCAGCCGCAGGCGCTGCCGCACCCTCAGAATATGCAGCAGCCGCAGGGCTTGCAGCATCCTCAGACCATGGCACACCAGACTCTGCAGCACCCCCCGAATCCTTTGCTGCAGCCAGGTTTACATGGAAGCAGAAAGATGCCGGATGCAGATGCGCCGCCGAATGTGACCGTGTCTACCTCAACCATTCCCCTCTCTATGGCTGCCACCCTGCAGCAGAACCAGCCACCGGACCTGAGCAGCATTGTGCACCAGATTAACCAGTTCTGCCAGGCCAGAGCTGGCATTAGCACTACCTCAGTATGTGAGGGACAGATTGCAAACCCCAGTCCTATAAGTCGCAACCTGCTTATCAATGCAAGTACCAGGGTATCTACTCACAATGTCCCTACACCCATGCCTTCCTGTGTAGTAAACCCTGTAGatcatgctgctgctgctattccTTCTGCCTCTGTTAATGTGCCCATGGTGAATATTAACAGGGTGCCGTCTGCATACCAGAATGAAATCAAATCGGTTGCATGGAACCAGCATCAGCTTGCACATCTGCAGCAAATGTGTGGGGATGCTGCTGGGCCTGCTGGACTTGCAGGGAAGCACCCTCAGAGAGAGATTGCAGGGCAGAGTTTTCCTGGCAAAACAAACTACCCTCAAGAACTGTGCATGGGCCAGTCGTTCAACTTGAAGCCCCCCATTGAGAAGCCTACACCTTCTCCACCTGTGAATGGATTGCAGGGACCCTTGCCATATACTAACGGGCACTATTTCCAGCCCATATGGAATAACATTCTGCCCACACCGAACAGTGACAGCTCTGGGTCCCAGGACCTTGCCATGCCTTTCCACGGCGGACAGCCAACAGGAGCGCCACTAGATTGTGCAGGAGGAACTCATTACAGAGCTGGAGCTGGTCCATCCAGCCAGAATAATGTGATGCAGACCATGGATTACCTAAGTGGGGACTTCCAGCAGTCTTGCTTCAGAGATCAGAGCATGGCCGTGCTGGGAAAAGTCCATCGGCCTCCCATGAACCGAGCACCTGAACCAACTGATAGTCGAAATCTTCATATTCAACACCCAGGGTATAGATAG